A stretch of the Clostridium botulinum genome encodes the following:
- a CDS encoding trypsin-like peptidase domain-containing protein, translating to MDNNYYNKCNCICNCNLSCSLEQQIRYICENEYDFFLNKPNVQAVGLGFNVINGVCTFQKCIKVFLSKKLPENSLPQSALVPPIYKGIITDTTESGIFSSSQLTSRIRPVLEGYSIGPAAQNTAGTFGCLVKDLNDHSINLLSCNHVLARLGLVPIGAPILQPGLLDGGNIHTDVVATLSRFIPIKFKGLISSPTNLADAAIAKVSNPSLVSNKLAILKTPLRGVAEPSLGEHVFKIGRTTGSTEGFIVATDVSQLETYPKGKALFKHQIITSNLSDPGDSGAILFDEHFNALGLLFMTTDKKNFTSFNLISDVLKLLNVSLITSN from the coding sequence ATGGATAACAATTATTATAATAAATGTAATTGCATATGTAATTGTAATTTATCATGTTCACTCGAACAACAAATTCGTTATATATGTGAAAATGAATATGACTTCTTTTTAAATAAACCAAATGTCCAAGCCGTAGGACTAGGTTTTAATGTAATTAATGGAGTTTGTACTTTTCAAAAATGTATAAAAGTATTTTTATCAAAAAAACTTCCTGAAAATTCTTTACCTCAAAGCGCTTTAGTTCCTCCAATTTATAAGGGTATAATAACTGATACAACAGAATCTGGTATTTTTTCATCTTCCCAACTAACATCAAGAATACGTCCTGTTCTTGAAGGATATAGTATTGGTCCTGCAGCTCAAAATACAGCTGGAACTTTTGGCTGCTTAGTTAAAGACTTAAATGATCATTCCATAAATCTTTTAAGTTGTAATCATGTTTTGGCTAGACTTGGTTTAGTTCCTATAGGCGCTCCTATATTACAACCAGGATTACTTGATGGAGGAAATATTCATACTGACGTAGTTGCCACTCTTTCAAGATTTATTCCTATAAAGTTTAAAGGTTTAATTAGCAGTCCAACTAATCTTGCAGATGCTGCAATAGCTAAAGTCTCCAATCCTTCTCTTGTATCTAATAAACTTGCTATTCTCAAAACCCCTCTTAGAGGTGTAGCTGAACCAAGTTTAGGAGAACATGTATTCAAAATTGGTAGAACTACTGGATCTACTGAAGGTTTTATAGTTGCTACAGATGTTAGTCAACTTGAGACCTATCCAAAAGGCAAGGCACTATTTAAACATCAAATAATAACTAGTAATCTAAGTGATCCTGGTGATTCTGGTGCCATTTTATTTGATGAACACTTTAATGCTCTGGGACTTCTTTTCATGACTACTGATAAGAAAAACTTTACTAGCTTTAATCTAATTTCCGATGTATTAAAATTATTAAACGTATCACTTATAACATCTAATTAA
- a CDS encoding Nif3-like dinuclear metal center hexameric protein yields the protein MSLKVVDVKNVIENFAPVKLKLSYDNVGLMVGELDKEVGSILVALDCTLDVIEEAKRKKCNLIFTHHPLLYKKPSSVTSETLVGKKILELIKGNINLYSAHTNMDSVAGGINDTVMDMLGFEESKTIELSEGRDKNDNKSGLGRVAKLNNPVTLKELCEKVKTSLDVPFVRYAGEDDKLIQRVAVINGNGQSYFPMSKEMGADCIITGDTTYHFVSDYKEEGIGIIDAGHFPTEWLAFKNIVKILKKRLKEHGFDNEIVFSEASKDPYKLG from the coding sequence ATGTCTTTAAAAGTAGTAGATGTTAAAAATGTAATAGAAAATTTTGCTCCTGTAAAATTAAAATTAAGTTATGATAATGTAGGACTTATGGTAGGGGAACTAGATAAGGAAGTTGGTTCTATTCTTGTAGCATTAGATTGTACATTAGATGTTATAGAGGAAGCAAAAAGAAAAAAATGTAATTTAATATTTACACATCATCCATTATTATATAAAAAGCCATCTTCTGTAACTTCTGAAACTTTGGTTGGTAAGAAAATATTAGAACTTATAAAAGGAAATATAAATCTTTATTCTGCGCACACTAATATGGATTCAGTAGCAGGAGGAATTAATGATACTGTTATGGATATGTTAGGATTTGAGGAAAGTAAAACTATAGAACTTTCCGAAGGAAGAGATAAAAATGATAATAAAAGTGGTTTGGGAAGAGTAGCGAAACTTAATAATCCTGTAACATTAAAGGAATTATGCGAAAAAGTAAAAACAAGTTTGGATGTACCTTTTGTTAGATATGCAGGTGAAGATGATAAGCTAATACAAAGGGTTGCTGTAATAAATGGAAATGGTCAAAGTTATTTTCCTATGTCAAAAGAAATGGGTGCAGATTGTATAATTACAGGAGACACAACTTATCACTTTGTTAGTGATTACAAAGAAGAAGGTATAGGAATTATTGATGCGGGACATTTTCCAACAGAATGGTTAGCATTTAAGAACATAGTAAAAATTTTAAAAAAAAGATTAAAAGAACATGGATTTGATAATGAAATAGTATTTTCAGAGGCTTCTAAAGATCCATATAAATTAGGATAA
- a CDS encoding M48 family metallopeptidase yields the protein MKIYYEANEIEFEVKYKKRKTLKVSVKPNLEVEVISPLGLTDKCIKEIILKRASWILNRKEYFEKFSAQITSRNYVSGEIHSYLGVQYRLKIIESERNHVSLKGEYIYIYTIHKNNKEYNKELLYRWYKEKSKKIFEELFTECYEKVKKYDLKKPTWGIRKMKARWGSYHINKNHILLNVELIKGDIDGIKYVIMHELSHIKHPNHSKEFYKFMDVIMPKWREKRVGLEKILFCWF from the coding sequence ATGAAAATTTATTATGAAGCAAATGAAATAGAATTTGAAGTTAAGTATAAAAAAAGAAAAACTTTAAAAGTCTCGGTTAAACCTAATCTTGAAGTAGAAGTAATATCCCCTTTGGGATTAACAGATAAATGTATTAAAGAAATTATACTAAAAAGAGCATCATGGATATTAAATAGAAAAGAATATTTTGAAAAGTTTTCAGCTCAAATTACATCTAGAAATTATGTAAGTGGAGAGATACATAGTTATTTGGGAGTACAATATAGACTTAAGATAATTGAGTCAGAAAGAAATCATGTAAGTCTTAAAGGGGAATATATTTATATTTATACTATACATAAAAATAATAAGGAATATAATAAAGAATTACTTTATAGATGGTATAAGGAAAAGTCAAAAAAGATATTTGAAGAACTTTTTACAGAGTGCTATGAAAAAGTAAAAAAATACGATTTAAAAAAACCTACATGGGGAATTAGAAAAATGAAAGCTAGATGGGGAAGTTATCATATTAATAAAAATCATATACTTCTAAATGTAGAGCTTATAAAAGGTGATATAGATGGAATAAAGTATGTGATTATGCATGAGTTAAGTCATATAAAACATCCTAATCATAGTAAAGAGTTTTATAAATTTATGGATGTTATTATGCCAAAGTGGAGAGAAAAAAGAGTTGGGTTAGAAAAGATTTTATTTTGCTGGTTTTAA
- a CDS encoding S8 family serine peptidase — translation MKRKKILSLILTASILSSTLFTIGASAIELPEVTKVNANMSSAKDITNVLKEWKTFNYKGEGMVISVIDSGIDYRHKDMKLTDPSKAKIKTKNPQGKGKYYTDKIPYGYNYADKNYNIIDTGSMHGMHVAGIVAANGKTDEVSKFEAIQGIAPEAQLLAMKVFSNDPDYPSCNDEDVVNAINDSVRLGADVINMSLGSDAGFVKMTEPIQNAVKQAENKGIVVVISAGNSSYSTSPKKVPGVVDTAIVGSPSTAKEALSVASFENTKLNQQALTYISNNKSKDIAYLTSEINPIDKLKSDYNIVDCGLGTKKDFQNNKVKGKIALVQRGENTFIEKKLNAQDAGAVGVIVFNKDNEKGYIGMAIDPNVTIPAIFVTNEDGKELKNAITKGVKIKFNNKKIRIDNPNKNAMSDFSSWGPAPSLDFKPQITAPGGNILSTANDDKYKYMSGTSMAAPHTSGIMALVLQHLKTLQLNNLTPMQRAKLAKNLVINTSVPQIDKDSKNSSLPYSPRKQGSGLIDALNSIKNSIVILSEDNQSTVALKQLDTNIKKFTLTFKNFGNKEKTYFPKDMYGVLTEEKDKIHETALNEATISFDKNELVIPANGEAKLEVTLNIPNSCPKGIFVEGFLNFIPKSKDDVKLGIPYMGFYGNWDESPIIDKPIWEKGSYLKTTGVYKIYKKNNELLLGVNGKDEKTSTPIVNKDLITVSPNEDGISITPKIALLRNAKVLIVNVLDSKGNLVRTLSINKDVSKNKWVKSPEDPLQDDNYKEISPFKWDLTYYNSSKGIYETVPDGQYYFEIKSKVDFKDSKFQNIKLPIKVDSTAPELIYTSNTNSNTRNYKLKFKAKESLSGIKNFKVMLNGQYIKDKTDNYNLSLKPNARGEYTVDLNLLEGNNKIVISSRDNAENVSNLSIDVHVNALTITSPTSNNSLPSGNFTLNYKSDENLNKETDHYNILVDGNIIAKNHKGLSYKFDNLTSWKHVITVEAYDNKNNKLASNSVNVVVENKNLYINFTGLKREGSFYKYPATIIKGDLSTKVKSFKVQGEDVKINSDLSFNKLINLKDGQNKVEVLATDNNGKEHKYALNLYCDLVSPDLILKENINDIITVDKSTKSYKLKCSIKDNNHGFKLFVNGNEINSSKDMYDKFGEYETDINLNEGINDVEIKAVDIAGNSTIKHLKIKR, via the coding sequence ATGAAAAGAAAGAAGATTTTAAGTTTAATTCTTACAGCATCAATTCTATCTTCAACTCTATTCACTATAGGGGCTAGTGCAATAGAATTACCTGAAGTTACAAAAGTTAATGCAAATATGTCATCAGCAAAAGACATAACTAATGTGCTAAAAGAATGGAAAACATTTAATTATAAGGGTGAAGGCATGGTAATTTCTGTAATCGATAGTGGTATTGACTATAGACACAAAGACATGAAACTAACTGATCCTTCAAAAGCTAAAATAAAAACTAAAAATCCACAAGGTAAAGGTAAATACTATACAGATAAAATTCCTTATGGATATAACTATGCTGATAAAAATTATAATATCATAGACACTGGTAGTATGCATGGTATGCACGTTGCTGGTATAGTTGCTGCCAATGGTAAAACTGATGAAGTATCTAAGTTTGAAGCAATTCAAGGAATCGCGCCAGAAGCTCAACTACTTGCTATGAAGGTATTCTCAAATGATCCAGATTACCCAAGTTGTAATGATGAAGATGTAGTAAATGCTATAAATGATTCTGTAAGACTTGGTGCAGATGTCATAAACATGAGTTTAGGCTCTGATGCTGGATTTGTAAAAATGACTGAACCTATTCAAAATGCTGTAAAACAAGCAGAAAATAAAGGTATAGTAGTTGTAATATCTGCTGGTAACTCTAGTTATTCTACATCACCAAAAAAAGTACCTGGAGTTGTTGATACTGCAATTGTTGGTTCTCCATCTACAGCAAAAGAAGCTCTTAGTGTAGCCTCTTTTGAAAACACAAAACTAAACCAACAAGCTTTAACATATATATCAAATAATAAAAGCAAAGATATAGCATATCTAACTTCAGAGATAAATCCTATAGATAAATTAAAATCAGATTATAATATAGTTGACTGTGGTTTAGGTACCAAAAAAGACTTTCAAAATAACAAAGTTAAAGGCAAAATTGCACTTGTTCAAAGAGGGGAGAATACATTTATTGAAAAAAAATTAAATGCTCAAGATGCCGGTGCAGTTGGAGTTATTGTATTTAATAAAGATAATGAAAAAGGTTATATTGGTATGGCTATAGACCCTAACGTTACAATTCCTGCTATATTTGTAACTAATGAAGATGGTAAAGAACTTAAAAATGCTATAACTAAAGGAGTAAAAATCAAATTTAATAATAAAAAAATTCGTATAGATAACCCTAACAAAAATGCTATGTCTGATTTTTCATCCTGGGGACCTGCTCCGAGCCTTGATTTCAAACCTCAAATCACAGCTCCAGGTGGAAATATATTATCAACAGCTAATGATGATAAATATAAATATATGTCTGGTACTTCTATGGCAGCTCCACATACTTCTGGAATCATGGCACTAGTATTGCAACATCTAAAAACATTGCAATTAAACAATTTAACTCCTATGCAAAGAGCAAAACTTGCAAAAAATCTTGTAATAAATACATCAGTACCTCAAATTGATAAAGACTCTAAAAATAGTTCTCTTCCCTACTCTCCTAGAAAACAAGGATCAGGACTTATAGATGCTCTAAATAGTATAAAAAACAGCATCGTAATATTAAGCGAAGATAATCAATCTACTGTGGCATTAAAGCAACTTGATACTAATATTAAAAAATTCACTTTAACTTTTAAAAACTTTGGAAATAAGGAAAAAACCTATTTTCCTAAAGACATGTATGGTGTTCTTACTGAAGAAAAAGATAAAATACATGAAACAGCTTTAAATGAAGCTACAATTTCTTTTGATAAAAATGAATTAGTAATTCCAGCAAATGGTGAAGCAAAGCTAGAAGTTACCTTAAATATCCCTAATTCTTGTCCTAAAGGAATATTTGTAGAAGGTTTCTTAAACTTTATTCCTAAATCTAAAGATGATGTTAAACTAGGAATTCCTTACATGGGGTTCTATGGAAATTGGGATGAATCCCCTATTATAGATAAGCCTATTTGGGAAAAAGGATCATACTTAAAAACAACTGGTGTTTATAAAATTTATAAGAAAAATAATGAACTTTTATTAGGCGTGAATGGCAAAGATGAGAAAACATCAACTCCAATAGTTAATAAAGATTTAATTACAGTAAGTCCAAATGAAGATGGTATTAGTATTACACCTAAAATAGCATTACTTAGAAATGCTAAAGTATTGATTGTTAATGTTTTGGATAGCAAAGGAAATTTAGTTAGAACTTTAAGTATAAATAAAGATGTAAGTAAAAATAAATGGGTAAAATCTCCTGAAGATCCATTACAAGATGATAATTATAAAGAAATCTCTCCATTTAAATGGGATTTAACTTATTACAACTCATCTAAAGGTATTTATGAAACTGTTCCTGATGGACAATATTATTTTGAAATAAAATCTAAAGTTGACTTTAAAGATTCTAAATTTCAAAATATTAAGCTCCCTATAAAAGTAGATTCTACTGCACCAGAGTTAATATATACATCTAATACAAATAGCAATACTAGAAATTATAAACTCAAATTTAAGGCAAAAGAATCCTTATCAGGAATCAAAAACTTTAAAGTTATGCTAAATGGACAGTATATTAAAGATAAAACAGACAACTATAACCTAAGTTTAAAACCTAATGCTAGGGGCGAATATACTGTTGATTTAAACCTTTTAGAAGGAAACAACAAAATAGTTATATCAAGTAGAGATAATGCAGAAAACGTAAGTAATCTATCTATAGATGTTCATGTTAATGCTCTTACAATAACTTCACCTACTTCTAATAATTCACTACCTTCTGGCAATTTTACTTTAAATTATAAAAGCGATGAAAACCTTAATAAAGAAACTGATCATTACAATATCTTAGTGGATGGTAATATTATCGCAAAAAATCATAAAGGATTATCTTATAAATTTGATAATTTAACTTCTTGGAAACATGTTATAACTGTAGAAGCTTATGATAATAAAAATAACAAATTAGCATCAAATTCTGTTAATGTAGTTGTTGAAAATAAAAATTTATATATAAACTTTACAGGATTAAAAAGAGAAGGCTCTTTTTATAAATACCCTGCTACTATAATAAAAGGTGATCTATCTACTAAAGTTAAATCTTTTAAAGTTCAAGGTGAAGATGTAAAAATAAATAGTGACTTATCTTTTAATAAACTTATTAATTTAAAAGATGGTCAAAATAAAGTTGAAGTATTAGCTACAGACAACAATGGAAAAGAGCACAAATATGCTTTAAACCTTTATTGTGATTTAGTGTCTCCTGATTTAATACTTAAAGAAAATATTAATGATATCATAACTGTAGATAAATCAACTAAGTCATATAAACTTAAATGCAGCATTAAAGACAATAATCACGGCTTTAAATTATTTGTAAATGGAAATGAAATAAACTCAAGCAAAGATATGTATGATAAATTTGGAGAATATGAAACAGATATTAATTTAAATGAAGGAATAAACGATGTAGAAATAAAAGCTGTAGATATTGCAGGAAATTCAACAATAAAACATTTAAAAATTAAGCGTTAA
- a CDS encoding tRNA (adenine(22)-N(1))-methyltransferase: MNISLRLKTIGSLVDKCEKICDIGTDHAYLPIYLIEKDICNNAIASDINKGPVEKAKSNIKKEGLSDKITCRLGGGLKTIRPNEVDVAIIAGMGGNLIRDIIEESKDVFKSLDYCILQPVQNPDILRKYIYQSGYDILDEELCIDEGKYYEIIKIKYNDKFETVEDVYYEVGKKLIDKKHPLIKDYINFKINKYKNIVKYIKDDTELASIRKSQLNNNIIKLEELIKCL, from the coding sequence ATGAATATAAGCTTAAGATTAAAAACCATTGGATCACTAGTAGATAAATGTGAAAAAATATGTGATATAGGTACAGATCATGCATATCTTCCTATATATTTAATAGAAAAAGATATTTGTAATAATGCTATTGCATCAGATATTAATAAAGGACCTGTCGAAAAGGCAAAATCTAATATCAAAAAAGAAGGATTGAGTGATAAGATAACTTGTAGACTTGGAGGAGGACTTAAAACTATAAGACCTAATGAAGTAGATGTTGCTATTATTGCAGGAATGGGTGGAAATTTAATAAGAGATATTATAGAAGAAAGTAAAGATGTGTTTAAAAGTTTGGATTATTGTATATTACAACCAGTACAAAATCCAGATATATTAAGAAAATACATATATCAAAGTGGATATGATATTTTAGATGAAGAATTATGTATTGATGAAGGAAAATACTATGAAATAATAAAAATAAAATATAATGATAAATTTGAAACAGTAGAAGATGTATATTATGAAGTTGGTAAAAAATTAATAGATAAAAAGCATCCATTAATAAAAGATTATATAAATTTTAAAATAAACAAATATAAAAACATTGTTAAATATATAAAAGATGATACTGAACTTGCTAGCATAAGAAAAAGTCAGTTAAATAATAATATTATAAAATTGGAGGAGTTAATAAAATGTCTTTAA
- a CDS encoding methyl-accepting chemotaxis protein produces MKHKMRSLYKEIIFMVVIAMLIPLLLVMGTSYYAIAKDEKENFEKIATNNMKVVTESIKDINDTSIESINMLSEDSNAKGMLENANNEAWVRSYLKAFLNSHKGVDTAYFGLKTGKLIVEPEQKIDDNYDLIKTDWYKEAVNNPNNVILTDPYIANQKDKDTDKQYEVTYAKTVKDSSGNIVGVMGLDIKLGHINEVIKDVRMGKTGYMMVLDKNGTIMADKLESRIGQNDKKILNILKSKGDIFQQDIKGEKWIIFKKTEKNTGYITVGLIPKRELIETIVDASIINILIAIVTIAIAIFISSKFIKRKLINPIKYIVNILNEFSNGNFSNGIEKRPGLTREMEHIMDAINLTRNGVVNIVEHIKDASRQLEDSSNSLLSITEQSSSVGDQVAKAIQQIADGSVHQSEKLNESVQLTEDLGNIVDISLKNSNEMMKASNEVRNASNEGNTLIKDLREVYRESENANLEVVRKVRILGEKSKEIENITESIKNITEQTNLLALNASIEAARAGDAGKGFAVVAEEVKKLAEESSNSAIKIKNVIDEVKSSINEVFDTLDKAMQLSNKTGENVSVTKENFSKIKESVQTLQNNINDVSVALNNIKEHKDNVALNISDVSAVSQEAAATSEEVSASSEEQASGLQEIVLSSEELNNLSEKLQEIISKFQV; encoded by the coding sequence ATGAAGCATAAGATGAGGAGTTTATACAAAGAAATAATATTTATGGTAGTTATAGCAATGCTGATACCGTTACTGTTAGTAATGGGTACTAGTTATTATGCTATAGCAAAAGATGAAAAAGAAAACTTTGAAAAAATAGCAACTAACAATATGAAAGTGGTTACAGAGTCTATAAAAGATATAAATGATACTAGTATAGAATCTATAAATATGTTATCAGAAGATAGTAACGCAAAGGGAATGTTAGAGAATGCTAACAATGAAGCATGGGTAAGAAGTTATTTAAAAGCATTTTTAAATTCACATAAGGGAGTAGATACAGCATATTTTGGGCTTAAAACAGGAAAGTTAATTGTAGAACCTGAGCAAAAGATAGATGATAATTATGATTTAATTAAAACAGATTGGTATAAAGAAGCAGTAAATAATCCTAATAATGTTATATTGACAGATCCATATATTGCAAATCAAAAAGATAAAGATACAGATAAACAATATGAAGTTACATATGCGAAAACAGTAAAAGATTCTTCAGGAAATATAGTTGGAGTAATGGGATTGGATATAAAATTAGGACATATAAATGAAGTTATTAAAGATGTCAGAATGGGCAAAACTGGGTATATGATGGTTTTGGATAAAAATGGGACCATAATGGCGGATAAACTTGAAAGTAGAATTGGTCAAAATGATAAAAAAATATTAAATATTTTAAAGTCTAAGGGTGATATTTTTCAACAAGATATTAAAGGAGAAAAGTGGATAATATTTAAGAAAACTGAAAAAAATACAGGCTATATTACTGTAGGGTTAATACCTAAAAGAGAGTTGATAGAAACAATAGTAGATGCATCTATTATAAATATATTAATAGCCATAGTAACTATTGCTATTGCTATATTTATATCATCTAAATTTATTAAAAGAAAACTTATAAATCCTATAAAATATATTGTTAATATATTAAATGAATTTAGTAATGGTAACTTTAGTAATGGGATAGAGAAAAGACCTGGATTAACTAGAGAGATGGAACATATAATGGATGCTATAAATTTGACTAGAAATGGTGTAGTAAATATTGTAGAGCATATAAAAGATGCATCAAGACAACTAGAAGATAGTTCAAATTCTCTTTTATCAATAACAGAACAATCTAGTAGTGTAGGTGATCAAGTTGCAAAGGCCATTCAACAAATAGCTGATGGGTCAGTGCATCAATCTGAAAAATTAAATGAGAGCGTTCAGTTAACAGAAGACCTAGGAAATATAGTGGATATTTCATTGAAAAATTCTAATGAAATGATGAAGGCATCAAATGAAGTTAGAAATGCAAGTAATGAGGGGAATACTTTAATAAAAGACTTAAGAGAAGTTTATCGTGAAAGTGAAAATGCTAATTTAGAAGTGGTAAGAAAAGTTAGGATTTTAGGTGAAAAGTCAAAAGAAATAGAAAATATTACGGAATCAATAAAAAACATAACAGAACAAACAAATTTATTAGCTTTGAATGCATCTATTGAAGCTGCAAGAGCTGGTGATGCTGGTAAGGGATTTGCGGTAGTAGCGGAAGAGGTTAAAAAGCTTGCTGAGGAATCTTCAAATTCTGCAATAAAAATAAAAAATGTAATAGATGAAGTAAAATCTAGTATAAATGAAGTGTTTGATACATTAGATAAGGCTATGCAATTAAGTAATAAAACAGGAGAAAATGTAAGTGTTACAAAAGAGAATTTTAGTAAAATAAAAGAATCAGTACAAACACTTCAGAATAATATAAATGATGTAAGTGTTGCTTTAAATAATATAAAAGAACATAAAGATAATGTAGCATTGAATATATCAGATGTATCAGCAGTATCACAAGAAGCTGCAGCTACGTCAGAAGAGGTAAGTGCATCTTCTGAAGAACAAGCATCTGGATTACAAGAAATAGTACTATCATCAGAAGAATTAAATAATCTTTCAGAAAAATTACAAGAAATAATATCTAAATTTCAAGTATAA
- a CDS encoding helix-turn-helix domain-containing protein gives MALSKKKFGQLLTEARNFKSDTIGKRYTQKMLANDINKSQSYIGDIESGRTYPSFSTLNDIAEACGVPISYFQDYNDINHNIDAFIKSQLNTLNETELSAIREAIKNDFDIKLPDILDFSKTLSKNLFKTPKENIYCLLNQPSIINFCEVDINTLNEDEASEFIDEVLRKLKLISYKYKR, from the coding sequence ATGGCATTAAGTAAAAAGAAATTTGGACAATTATTAACAGAAGCTAGAAATTTCAAATCGGATACTATAGGTAAACGTTATACTCAAAAAATGCTGGCTAATGACATAAATAAATCTCAAAGTTATATTGGGGATATTGAATCTGGAAGAACTTATCCAAGTTTTTCAACCTTAAATGATATCGCAGAAGCCTGCGGTGTTCCTATAAGTTACTTTCAGGATTATAATGACATTAACCACAATATAGATGCATTTATAAAATCTCAATTAAATACTCTAAATGAAACTGAACTTTCAGCTATACGTGAAGCAATAAAAAATGATTTCGACATAAAATTACCTGATATTTTAGATTTTTCTAAAACTTTATCTAAGAATTTGTTTAAAACTCCAAAAGAAAACATATACTGTTTATTAAATCAACCTTCTATTATAAATTTTTGTGAAGTTGATATAAACACTCTTAATGAAGATGAAGCGTCAGAATTTATTGATGAAGTATTAAGAAAACTTAAGCTTATTAGCTATAAGTACAAAAGATAA
- a CDS encoding cation:proton antiporter, with translation MESTTVILTEKLLKLLILVILSGIISAKVSQKIKLPDVVLFILSGVILGPHVLNLINIDKYPLGNQLILTIGAAYILYDGGREIELKIFNKVKVSVLILATVGVVISTAITGFFASKIFHLNIMYALLVGAVIASTDPSVLVPLFKNMNISSKLKQTIISESAFNDAAGAIITFSLIGALSGQAVSVGTSLLQLLKSAGGGILVGAIIGYICTKLISEGRWGYLQEFSSESSLVAVLSSYIISEHFGFSGFMSVFILGMLCGNKKMLNCTVPEQYYITNSRFKEVLTIILRMMIFVLLGTHIQFTVLGQYWKGSLLVVLILIFVSRPISVILSVMFDRKAKWTFREILYLMWIRETGVIPAALAGMLVSIKFPHSDIISSVTFSTIIITLTLQASTSKLLARVLKLEK, from the coding sequence ATGGAATCAACTACTGTAATATTAACGGAAAAACTATTAAAACTTTTAATCCTAGTTATTTTATCAGGGATTATTAGTGCTAAAGTAAGTCAAAAAATCAAGCTTCCCGATGTAGTATTATTTATATTATCAGGTGTAATATTAGGTCCTCATGTCCTTAACTTAATTAATATAGACAAATACCCTTTGGGAAACCAATTAATTTTAACTATTGGAGCTGCTTACATTCTATATGATGGTGGTAGAGAAATTGAATTAAAGATTTTCAATAAGGTTAAAGTATCTGTACTTATTCTTGCCACAGTAGGAGTTGTAATATCTACTGCAATAACTGGTTTCTTTGCATCTAAAATATTTCACTTAAATATAATGTATGCACTTTTAGTAGGTGCTGTAATAGCTTCAACAGATCCTTCTGTTTTAGTACCTCTATTTAAAAATATGAATATAAGTAGCAAACTTAAACAAACTATAATCTCTGAATCAGCTTTTAATGATGCTGCTGGAGCAATTATTACTTTTTCTCTTATTGGCGCTTTAAGTGGCCAGGCTGTTTCTGTTGGTACTAGTTTATTACAATTACTAAAATCTGCTGGTGGTGGAATTTTAGTAGGTGCAATTATAGGATATATTTGTACTAAACTTATTTCTGAAGGAAGATGGGGTTATCTTCAAGAGTTTTCTTCTGAATCATCGCTAGTAGCAGTTTTAAGTTCATACATTATCTCTGAACATTTTGGTTTCAGTGGATTTATGTCTGTATTTATATTAGGAATGCTATGTGGAAATAAGAAAATGTTAAATTGTACTGTTCCAGAACAATATTACATTACTAATAGTAGATTTAAAGAAGTATTAACAATAATACTAAGAATGATGATATTTGTACTATTAGGAACTCATATTCAATTCACTGTTTTAGGACAATATTGGAAAGGATCTTTACTAGTTGTTTTAATTCTTATATTTGTTTCTAGACCTATTTCAGTTATCCTATCAGTTATGTTTGATAGAAAAGCTAAATGGACTTTTAGAGAAATACTATATCTTATGTGGATTCGTGAAACTGGAGTAATCCCTGCTGCATTAGCTGGAATGCTTGTTTCAATCAAATTCCCTCATTCAGATATAATATCTTCTGTAACATTTAGTACTATAATAATAACTTTAACATTACAAGCTAGTACATCTAAGCTATTAGCTAGAGTATTAAAACTAGAAAAATAA